The following coding sequences lie in one Arthrobacter sp. PGP41 genomic window:
- a CDS encoding DUF4194 domain-containing protein, translating into MNVPATADTETRTPEELPAVVTRLFKGVLYAENEEKLWQSLLGLTSHVRDYVSVLGLDLVLDESEGYAFLRSKDDPDAALPRLIARRSLTFNVSLLLALLRRRMMEFDINSSEVRLIMSEQEIADMVSVFLPESSNEARVLDRLGADIKKVVELGFLRKLKGQTDTYEVARILKAYVDAQWLEEFDARLADYRATLAGEPAAGPREPGHGTASEIGEDL; encoded by the coding sequence ATGAACGTCCCCGCCACAGCTGACACTGAAACCCGCACGCCGGAGGAGCTTCCCGCTGTCGTCACCCGGCTCTTCAAGGGCGTGTTGTACGCGGAGAACGAAGAGAAGCTGTGGCAGTCCCTGCTGGGCCTGACCTCGCACGTACGCGACTACGTCTCGGTGCTTGGCCTGGACCTGGTCCTGGACGAGTCCGAGGGCTACGCGTTCCTGAGGTCCAAGGATGATCCGGACGCCGCTCTCCCCCGGCTCATCGCCCGCCGCTCCCTGACCTTCAACGTCAGCCTGCTGCTGGCCCTGCTCCGCCGGCGCATGATGGAGTTCGACATCAACAGCAGCGAGGTCCGGCTCATCATGAGCGAGCAGGAGATCGCGGACATGGTCTCGGTGTTCTTGCCTGAATCCAGCAACGAGGCCCGGGTCCTGGACCGGCTGGGGGCTGACATCAAGAAGGTGGTGGAGCTCGGCTTCCTGCGCAAGCTCAAAGGGCAGACGGACACGTACGAGGTGGCACGGATCCTGAAGGCGTACGTGGATGCACAGTGGCTGGAAGAGTTCGACGCGCGGCTGGCTGACTACCGCGCCACGCTCGCCGGTGAGCCGGCCGCCGGCCCACGCGAACCAGGGCACGGGACGGCATCAGAAATCGGGGAGGACCTGTGA
- a CDS encoding DUF3375 domain-containing protein, producing the protein MDFYAINSLRENHAGWSLLRAQNAPLALTFFMAAFTGPNQRNLGRQELIDVLDDVLFGLRDREGEDRFPRPAGEYLDDWAADERQWLRKYYVPGEDEPHYDLTAAAEDVVRWVENLRGRDFVATQSRLTSIFAVLKQLVQQSETDPEVRLAELQRQRDGIDAEMQRIREGNIRVMTGPEALDHFQQLTALAKDLLSDFREVEQNFRKLDRQVREQIATWDGTQGELLESIFDNQQDISSSLQGRTFQGFWDYLMSPQLRTELQDLLQRATRIEALANADSLNALANLHQDWLPAVEQTQATVRQLSQQMRRLLDDKVFLENKRIMQLIRRIESGALGTREAPPSGAFMQIDAPSVDVVLPFERPLYEPSRKVLVDDAVETADDADVDASALFGQFFVDKERLRVNIDAVLAEAEQATLADITAAYPLSQGLAEVVAYYQLATESDWATINPEQSQRLSWQLPDGSIREATIEQIIFGRPA; encoded by the coding sequence ATGGACTTCTACGCCATCAATTCCCTGCGGGAGAACCATGCAGGGTGGTCACTGCTCCGTGCCCAAAACGCGCCCCTGGCATTGACGTTTTTCATGGCCGCCTTCACGGGTCCAAACCAGCGCAACCTGGGCCGGCAGGAGCTGATCGACGTCCTGGATGACGTGCTGTTCGGACTCCGGGACAGAGAAGGCGAAGACAGGTTCCCCCGTCCCGCAGGTGAATACCTTGATGACTGGGCGGCCGACGAGCGCCAATGGCTAAGGAAGTACTACGTCCCCGGCGAGGACGAACCCCATTACGATCTCACCGCGGCCGCGGAGGACGTCGTCCGCTGGGTGGAGAACCTCCGCGGGCGGGACTTCGTCGCAACCCAATCCAGGCTCACCAGCATCTTCGCGGTCCTGAAGCAGCTGGTGCAGCAGTCCGAGACGGACCCGGAGGTGCGGCTCGCAGAGCTGCAGCGCCAGCGGGACGGGATCGACGCCGAGATGCAGCGGATCCGCGAGGGCAACATCCGCGTTATGACCGGCCCGGAAGCATTGGACCACTTCCAGCAGCTCACGGCCCTGGCCAAGGACCTGCTCTCCGATTTCCGCGAGGTGGAGCAGAATTTCCGCAAGCTGGACCGGCAGGTGCGCGAGCAGATCGCCACCTGGGACGGCACCCAGGGCGAGCTACTGGAGTCCATTTTCGACAACCAGCAGGACATCAGCAGCTCCCTCCAGGGGCGCACGTTCCAGGGGTTCTGGGACTACCTGATGTCACCCCAGCTCCGCACCGAGCTGCAGGACCTGCTTCAGCGAGCCACCCGGATCGAAGCCCTGGCCAACGCGGACAGCCTGAACGCGCTGGCCAACCTCCACCAGGACTGGCTTCCCGCCGTTGAACAGACCCAAGCCACGGTCCGCCAGCTTTCCCAGCAGATGCGCCGGCTCCTGGACGACAAGGTATTCCTTGAGAATAAACGCATCATGCAGCTGATCCGCCGCATAGAATCCGGCGCATTGGGCACCCGGGAGGCACCGCCGTCGGGCGCTTTCATGCAAATTGACGCGCCATCCGTGGACGTGGTGCTGCCCTTCGAGCGGCCCCTTTATGAGCCCAGCCGCAAAGTGCTGGTGGACGACGCCGTCGAAACGGCCGACGACGCGGACGTGGACGCCTCGGCCCTGTTCGGCCAGTTCTTCGTGGACAAGGAACGCCTGCGGGTCAACATTGACGCCGTGCTGGCCGAGGCGGAGCAGGCCACCCTGGCCGACATCACCGCAGCGTACCCCCTCTCGCAGGGACTGGCGGAGGTGGTGGCCTACTACCAACTGGCCACCGAATCGGACTGGGCCACCATCAACCCGGAGCAGTCCCAGCGCCTGTCCTGGCAGCTGCCGGACGGCTCCATCCGCGAAGCCACCATCGAACAGATCATCTTCGGAAGGCCGGCATGA
- a CDS encoding nucleoside deaminase, whose product MTHEQHRSAAPEAGSTDLPAFEAAYQAAQKGLAEGGIPIGAALARDGVVIASGHNERVQQDDPIAHGEMSALRAAGRQRSYRDTTLYTTLAPCAMCAGTIIQFKIPRVVVGEARTFDGELELLRSRGVEVVVLDDQRCVDMMRTFQTENPGLWAEDIAE is encoded by the coding sequence ATGACCCACGAGCAGCACAGGTCCGCCGCGCCGGAAGCGGGCAGCACCGACCTCCCCGCCTTCGAAGCCGCCTACCAGGCCGCCCAAAAAGGCCTGGCCGAAGGCGGCATCCCCATCGGGGCGGCGCTCGCCCGGGACGGCGTGGTGATCGCGAGCGGGCACAACGAACGCGTCCAACAGGACGACCCGATCGCGCACGGGGAAATGTCCGCGCTCCGCGCCGCCGGCCGGCAGCGGAGCTACCGGGACACCACGCTCTACACCACCCTGGCCCCGTGTGCCATGTGCGCCGGGACCATCATCCAGTTCAAGATCCCCCGCGTGGTGGTGGGGGAGGCACGCACGTTCGACGGCGAATTGGAACTCTTGCGGTCACGCGGGGTGGAGGTGGTGGTCCTGGATGATCAGCGCTGCGTGGACATGATGCGCACCTTCCAGACCGAGAACCCCGGCCTGTGGGCCGAGGACATCGCCGAGTAG
- a CDS encoding HNH endonuclease, whose protein sequence is MPELGRIYWTRQGLRLAYSAVMVWLAVAVMSGLMSKTAPAVGVGPSAAAGVLRGMVENVVAAVALPGVAAVVLGIAAAVITRRDVRRRDPVRRFTRQQRREGMVRAGGVCELEAGFGRRCGRPAEHGDHFYPWSKGGSTSLQNFVAACARCNRAKRARIPSPGQQQRMERRRREYQPPSASLSVGERQPLP, encoded by the coding sequence ATGCCGGAACTCGGCCGCATCTACTGGACCCGGCAGGGGCTTCGCCTGGCGTACTCGGCGGTGATGGTTTGGCTCGCTGTCGCGGTGATGTCAGGGCTCATGTCGAAGACAGCACCGGCTGTCGGAGTTGGGCCGTCCGCCGCCGCAGGGGTTCTGCGCGGCATGGTGGAGAACGTCGTCGCCGCGGTTGCGCTCCCGGGCGTGGCCGCCGTCGTCCTGGGTATTGCCGCTGCCGTCATCACCCGCCGGGACGTCCGGCGCCGGGATCCGGTGCGCCGTTTCACGCGCCAGCAGCGACGTGAAGGGATGGTCCGGGCCGGCGGTGTGTGCGAACTGGAAGCCGGCTTCGGGCGCCGCTGTGGCCGACCGGCCGAGCACGGCGACCACTTCTATCCGTGGTCCAAGGGCGGTTCCACCAGCCTGCAGAACTTTGTTGCGGCCTGCGCCAGGTGCAACCGCGCCAAGCGTGCCAGAATCCCGTCGCCGGGCCAGCAACAACGGATGGAACGACGACGGCGGGAGTACCAGCCGCCGTCGGCCTCCCTCAGCGTGGGCGAACGGCAGCCCCTGCCCTGA
- a CDS encoding ATP-binding protein has product MTAELATDLQDSLFSLDETAADGGTPPGFRLHRLELLNWGTFHQGVRTFRLDGANSLLTGDIGSGKSTVVDAITTLLLPAHKIEYNKAAGAQKKERSLMSYVRGFHKSARSAGGEYSKPVPLRATGQLTVVLGVFHNAVLGKWVTLGITLWATQEAGQPNRFYSLAEADQSIAADFSNFGQDPLKLKKKLRAAGVSVQDSFDPYAAAFKRQFGISGNQAMELFHRTVSMKQVENITSFVRGNMLEEDDVATRITNLIHHFDDLKKAHDAVLRAKDQIALLTPITEGAALHAALTADDELARKQRDQLHPWFTDRKLQLSLEHQAELDRTGVRLQEDSDRLTREIKQLRLVLAGVEDDIRTNGGGRLAAIDAELAALAAKSAEQKQRFEAYSAAASDLGLQAPEDRVLFDANRAGLAGVERDLAARSEALHETRTTLSIQQAGLTTRSGEIKAELTSLQARRNLIPLPQLDIRRRLCEGIGITDSDLPYVGELLKVREGEAAWEGAAERTLHGFALSLLVPAEHYAAVSSWVDANNLRGRLAYLRMGESYTPTAAEPGTLAAKIAIKQGTPFRDFLQDELSSRFDYFCCENMADFRRYPKALTANGQLKGGRGRHEKDDRKDLADRRNYVLGWDNHDKIAGFRADLDGVQGQLKVVAGQLDRVNGEMGSLGRHNRQLGVVGSVTEFGEISWQATARTIEDLKAEKRALETTSDVLQQLMGTKEEISRRLEQTESRAEKNQRNIGTNQGAARDIAEAIEECRAVLVDTPMTDDTGVLAAVERLTATTLGDKPLTYKNTAAVESTVRNGLTDTIDALSKRIARAAESTVTKMADFRNKYPNETTDVDASLEAAADYNRLLEQLVGNDLPRFENQFKDLLNQNTIREVVAFNAFLDSRRQNIIDRIGEINQSLAGIPYNTGRHIQLEHQATSDQDVREFGSDLRACSEGTIGGTDQYSEQKYLQVERLIDRFRGREGLTDLDRKWTAKVTDVRNWFTFSASEKWTETGEEYEHFTDSGGKSGGQKEKLAYTILAAALAFQFGLGSGKGAGRNAGSGRSFRFVVIDEAFGRGSDESARYGLELFQRMKLQLLIVTPLQKIHVIEPFVSHVGFVANTSGDDSQLRNMTIQEYREEKDRRGR; this is encoded by the coding sequence GTGACGGCGGAACTGGCCACGGACTTGCAGGACAGCCTCTTCAGTCTGGATGAAACAGCTGCCGACGGCGGCACTCCCCCGGGCTTCCGGCTGCACCGCCTGGAGTTGCTCAACTGGGGCACCTTCCATCAGGGGGTGCGCACGTTCCGACTGGACGGGGCGAACAGCCTGCTCACCGGCGACATCGGTTCGGGGAAGTCCACGGTGGTGGATGCGATCACCACACTGCTGCTTCCGGCGCACAAAATCGAGTACAACAAGGCCGCAGGGGCGCAGAAGAAGGAGCGCTCCCTCATGTCGTACGTCCGGGGGTTCCACAAGAGCGCCCGGAGCGCCGGTGGAGAGTACTCCAAGCCGGTACCTTTGCGCGCCACCGGCCAGCTAACGGTGGTGCTGGGCGTCTTCCACAACGCCGTGCTCGGCAAGTGGGTCACGCTGGGCATCACGTTGTGGGCTACTCAGGAGGCAGGGCAGCCCAACCGGTTCTACTCGCTCGCGGAAGCGGACCAGTCCATCGCTGCCGACTTCAGCAATTTCGGCCAGGACCCGCTGAAGCTGAAGAAGAAGCTACGCGCCGCCGGTGTGTCGGTCCAGGATTCCTTCGATCCGTACGCAGCGGCCTTCAAGCGCCAGTTCGGGATCAGCGGCAACCAGGCCATGGAGCTGTTCCACCGCACGGTGTCCATGAAGCAGGTGGAGAACATCACCTCGTTCGTCCGCGGCAACATGCTGGAGGAGGATGACGTCGCCACCCGCATCACCAACCTGATCCACCACTTCGACGACCTAAAAAAAGCCCACGACGCCGTCCTCCGGGCCAAGGACCAGATCGCCCTGCTGACACCCATCACGGAGGGCGCCGCACTCCATGCCGCGCTGACAGCCGACGATGAGCTGGCGCGCAAACAACGCGACCAGCTGCATCCGTGGTTCACGGACCGAAAACTGCAGCTGAGCCTGGAGCACCAGGCCGAGCTGGATCGCACCGGGGTGCGGCTGCAGGAGGATTCGGACCGGCTGACCCGTGAGATCAAGCAGCTGCGCCTGGTCCTGGCCGGGGTGGAGGATGACATCCGCACCAACGGCGGCGGACGGCTCGCCGCGATTGACGCCGAACTTGCCGCTTTGGCTGCCAAGTCGGCCGAGCAGAAACAGCGGTTCGAGGCCTACTCGGCCGCGGCATCGGACCTTGGCCTGCAGGCCCCCGAGGACCGTGTCCTCTTCGACGCGAACCGGGCGGGGCTCGCCGGGGTGGAACGGGACTTGGCGGCGCGCTCCGAGGCGCTCCATGAAACGCGCACCACCCTGTCCATACAGCAGGCAGGCCTCACCACCAGGTCCGGGGAGATCAAAGCCGAGCTCACCAGCCTGCAGGCCCGGCGCAACCTGATTCCGCTCCCCCAGCTGGATATCCGCCGGAGGCTCTGCGAAGGCATCGGGATCACGGACAGCGATCTGCCCTACGTGGGCGAACTGCTCAAGGTCCGCGAAGGCGAGGCCGCATGGGAGGGCGCCGCTGAGCGGACCCTCCACGGGTTTGCCCTCTCGCTCCTGGTCCCCGCGGAGCACTACGCCGCTGTCAGCAGCTGGGTGGACGCGAACAACCTGCGCGGCCGGTTGGCGTACCTGAGGATGGGCGAGTCCTACACGCCCACGGCCGCCGAGCCGGGCACGCTGGCGGCGAAGATCGCCATCAAGCAGGGCACCCCGTTCCGGGACTTCCTACAGGACGAGCTCAGCAGCCGGTTTGACTACTTCTGTTGCGAGAACATGGCCGACTTCCGCCGGTACCCCAAGGCGTTGACTGCCAACGGTCAGCTCAAAGGCGGGCGCGGCCGGCATGAGAAGGACGACCGCAAGGACCTGGCGGACCGGCGCAACTACGTGCTGGGCTGGGACAACCATGACAAGATCGCCGGGTTCCGCGCCGATCTGGATGGGGTACAGGGCCAGCTGAAGGTTGTGGCCGGGCAGCTTGACCGTGTCAACGGTGAGATGGGGTCTCTGGGCCGGCACAACCGGCAGCTCGGTGTGGTGGGTTCCGTCACGGAATTCGGTGAGATCAGCTGGCAGGCGACGGCCCGCACCATCGAGGATCTGAAGGCGGAAAAGCGGGCCTTGGAAACCACCAGCGACGTCCTGCAACAGCTCATGGGCACGAAGGAAGAAATCTCCCGGCGACTCGAACAAACTGAATCTCGAGCCGAAAAGAACCAACGCAACATCGGGACTAACCAGGGCGCCGCTAGAGACATCGCCGAGGCAATTGAGGAGTGCCGGGCCGTCCTGGTTGACACGCCGATGACTGACGACACGGGGGTGCTGGCCGCCGTCGAACGCCTCACCGCAACAACGCTGGGGGACAAACCGCTCACCTATAAGAACACTGCCGCTGTGGAAAGCACTGTGCGGAACGGGCTGACGGACACCATCGACGCGCTGTCGAAGAGGATCGCCCGTGCAGCGGAGAGCACCGTCACTAAGATGGCGGACTTCCGCAACAAGTACCCGAACGAAACCACCGACGTCGACGCCTCTTTGGAGGCCGCGGCGGACTACAACCGGCTGCTGGAGCAGCTGGTGGGCAACGACCTGCCCCGGTTCGAGAACCAGTTCAAGGACCTGCTGAACCAAAACACCATCCGCGAGGTGGTGGCGTTCAATGCGTTCCTGGACAGCCGTCGGCAGAACATCATTGACCGGATCGGCGAGATCAACCAGTCCCTGGCCGGTATTCCGTACAACACGGGCCGGCACATCCAGCTGGAGCACCAGGCCACGTCGGACCAGGACGTGCGGGAGTTCGGCAGCGACCTGCGGGCGTGCTCGGAGGGGACCATCGGCGGGACCGATCAGTACTCCGAGCAGAAGTACCTGCAGGTGGAGCGGCTTATTGACAGGTTCCGCGGCCGGGAAGGACTGACTGACCTCGACCGGAAATGGACGGCGAAGGTGACCGACGTGCGGAACTGGTTCACATTCTCGGCGTCGGAGAAGTGGACGGAGACCGGCGAGGAATACGAGCACTTCACGGATTCGGGCGGCAAGTCCGGCGGTCAGAAGGAGAAGCTGGCGTACACCATCCTGGCGGCGGCCCTGGCGTTCCAGTTCGGGCTGGGGTCCGGCAAGGGAGCGGGCAGGAATGCCGGCAGCGGCAGGAGCTTCCGGTTCGTGGTGATTGACGAGGCGTTCGGTCGGGGCTCGGACGAGTCCGCCAGGTACGGGCTGGAGCTGTTCCAGCGGATGAAGCTGCAGCTGCTGATCGTCACACCCCTGCAGAAGATCCACGTGATCGAGCCGTTTGTCTCGCATGTGGGTTTCGTGGCCAACACCAGCGGTGACGATTCCCAATTGCGTAACATGACCATCCAGGAGTACCGCGAGGAGAAGGACCGGCGTGGCCGCTAA
- a CDS encoding mycothiol-dependent nitroreductase Rv2466c family protein, with product MDADINFYFDPVCPFAWMTSKWVRQVQAQREYTVDWRFISLRLINAHVDYDAQFPPEYEAGHTAGLRLLRVAARARAEHGRESIARLYEAFGTHIFEAAPDTAGQRSEAEVREERGTREFVEPVLVQAGLPRELAAALDDDSWDCGIRQETDEALGLTGKDVGTPIIHFEPPAGVTFFGPVISRLPDDQSAAELWDHVVGLARFPGFAELKRSLREQPQLPAFGVSSGTVGQQEDWHGGSRRQKK from the coding sequence GTGGATGCCGACATCAACTTCTATTTCGACCCGGTCTGCCCTTTCGCCTGGATGACAAGCAAGTGGGTGCGGCAGGTGCAGGCGCAGCGCGAGTACACCGTGGACTGGCGGTTTATTTCGTTGCGCCTTATCAACGCCCACGTTGACTATGACGCGCAGTTCCCGCCTGAGTACGAGGCCGGACACACGGCCGGGCTCCGGCTCCTGCGGGTGGCGGCCCGGGCACGTGCTGAGCATGGCCGCGAGTCGATCGCCCGGTTGTACGAGGCGTTCGGGACCCACATCTTCGAAGCTGCCCCGGACACGGCCGGCCAGCGCAGCGAGGCCGAAGTGCGTGAGGAACGGGGGACGCGTGAATTCGTGGAGCCGGTCCTGGTCCAGGCCGGCCTGCCCCGGGAGCTTGCGGCGGCTCTCGACGACGACTCCTGGGACTGCGGGATCCGGCAGGAGACGGATGAGGCGCTGGGGCTGACGGGCAAGGACGTGGGCACGCCCATCATCCACTTCGAACCGCCTGCCGGTGTGACCTTCTTCGGGCCGGTGATCAGCCGGCTGCCGGACGACCAGTCGGCAGCCGAGCTGTGGGACCACGTGGTGGGGCTGGCACGGTTCCCTGGTTTCGCGGAGCTCAAGCGAAGCCTGCGGGAGCAGCCGCAGCTTCCTGCCTTCGGGGTCAGCTCCGGTACGGTCGGTCAGCAGGAGGACTGGCACGGCGGCAGCCGGCGGCAGAAGAAGTGA
- a CDS encoding Wadjet anti-phage system protein JetD domain-containing protein, whose protein sequence is MAAKAWTTLADLRALSLKAWGSGSLLRELLEPSGLYPRRRPLKRPTAAELLSDYETVRAWAAELFSGAGAYSLETVESGRRTVGANSVPAAAVFATVEDEIGFVGKAREVGVFRSLTEGLAGLDPQLVDWAARRPLKLLELGPAAVTAARIALWLRDNPAPGIYVRQLGLPGVHTKFIERHQQVIDQMLATVEPSSRDQEMSAGDDELESPDHDAGLEDSAGRTPAARFARRHGFLHPPELVRFRLLDPEIDQFGGARDITLTAEAFGGLRLPVDTVIATENQVNFLALPDRPGTLALFGGGYGFSSLRDAAWLRDCRVLYWGDIDTHGFRILDQLRAVHPHVESVLMDERTLLAHRDAWGKEESPSRAALARLTAAEAALYESLGNSTYGSNIRLEQELINWCWALEELEA, encoded by the coding sequence GTGGCCGCTAAGGCGTGGACCACGCTGGCGGACCTGAGGGCCCTGTCGCTGAAGGCGTGGGGCAGCGGTTCACTCCTCCGGGAGCTGCTGGAGCCCAGCGGACTGTACCCCCGCCGTCGTCCGTTGAAGCGTCCGACGGCGGCAGAACTACTCAGCGATTACGAGACGGTCCGCGCGTGGGCAGCTGAGCTTTTTTCCGGGGCAGGTGCCTACTCTTTGGAGACGGTGGAGTCCGGGCGGCGGACTGTGGGGGCCAATTCCGTTCCCGCCGCGGCTGTATTTGCCACTGTTGAGGACGAGATCGGCTTTGTTGGGAAGGCGCGGGAGGTCGGCGTCTTCCGGTCTCTGACCGAGGGCCTGGCCGGACTGGATCCTCAGCTGGTGGACTGGGCAGCGAGGCGGCCGCTGAAGCTCCTCGAACTGGGCCCGGCGGCCGTGACTGCGGCGCGTATAGCTTTGTGGCTGCGGGACAACCCGGCGCCCGGTATCTACGTCCGCCAGTTGGGCCTGCCCGGGGTGCACACGAAGTTCATCGAGCGGCACCAGCAGGTTATTGACCAAATGCTGGCCACCGTCGAGCCTTCTTCCCGCGACCAGGAAATGTCCGCAGGTGACGACGAGCTGGAGTCCCCGGATCATGATGCGGGGCTCGAAGACAGCGCAGGAAGGACACCTGCGGCGAGATTCGCACGACGGCACGGGTTCCTGCACCCTCCGGAGTTAGTGAGGTTTCGTCTGTTGGATCCTGAAATTGACCAGTTCGGTGGGGCGCGGGACATTACATTGACAGCCGAAGCGTTCGGCGGGTTGCGGCTGCCCGTGGATACCGTCATCGCAACGGAAAACCAGGTCAATTTCCTGGCGCTCCCCGACCGCCCAGGGACGCTGGCACTTTTTGGGGGCGGGTACGGATTCTCTTCCCTGCGGGACGCCGCCTGGCTCCGTGACTGCCGGGTCCTCTACTGGGGCGACATTGACACCCACGGCTTCCGGATCCTCGACCAGCTCCGGGCCGTCCATCCGCACGTGGAGAGTGTACTAATGGATGAGAGAACCCTGCTTGCACACAGGGATGCTTGGGGCAAGGAAGAATCGCCCTCGCGGGCGGCGCTTGCTAGGCTGACGGCGGCAGAAGCGGCGCTATACGAGTCGCTGGGGAACAGCACCTATGGCTCGAATATTCGTCTGGAGCAGGAACTGATCAACTGGTGCTGGGCGCTCGAAGAGCTGGAGGCCTGA
- a CDS encoding SRPBCC family protein, which produces MNQNSIRHHQESVTVKASAEALYDLVSDITRTGEWSPVCTRCWWDDEDSAGQPGAWFTGRNELPHRSWETRSQVVAAERGREFAWVVGGRFVRWGFALTPAGDGTVLSESWEFLPEGIAMFGEKYGADADAQIADRTRQALDGIPKTLAAIKRIAESVAANEEVRS; this is translated from the coding sequence ATGAACCAGAACAGCATCCGCCACCACCAGGAGTCGGTCACGGTCAAGGCATCGGCAGAGGCGCTGTACGACCTGGTCTCCGACATCACCCGCACCGGTGAGTGGAGCCCGGTTTGCACGCGGTGCTGGTGGGACGACGAGGACAGTGCCGGCCAGCCCGGTGCCTGGTTCACCGGCCGTAACGAGCTCCCGCACCGGTCCTGGGAGACCCGCTCGCAGGTGGTGGCTGCCGAGCGCGGCCGCGAGTTCGCCTGGGTGGTGGGCGGCAGGTTTGTCCGCTGGGGCTTCGCCCTCACCCCGGCAGGCGACGGAACCGTCCTGAGCGAGTCCTGGGAATTCCTGCCGGAGGGGATAGCCATGTTCGGGGAGAAGTACGGTGCTGACGCTGACGCCCAGATCGCCGACCGCACCCGGCAGGCGCTGGACGGCATTCCGAAAACGCTCGCAGCAATCAAGCGGATTGCCGAGTCCGTCGCTGCAAACGAGGAAGTCAGGTCCTAG